From Denitrovibrio acetiphilus DSM 12809, the proteins below share one genomic window:
- a CDS encoding (Fe-S)-binding protein, whose product MIINHTLFYIVFAAAMLFFAYSCYVKFGLVALGKPDNRGGSLKNMFRDAIGQTRVIRGPFGINHAMLFWSFLILVILNAEFLINGLIPALSFGLLPSWLYALLMNIFDMVSVLVLITVAFAMARKLFFPPYPEARSFEAFAILGMIGTLMIAFFFMHGAEIAMGHAKSASIVSGIIANGLAGASPEYMESFYAYSWWVHAVVLLVFMNYLPYSKHMHVITALPNVYFRAKSKPIIPKREKFEDGNTYGAGKADEFSWKDLLDSFTCTECGRCQDNCPANLTDKPLNPRTLIHTIKDNLNANGKGLKTGDIKEPLIGNSDYSVAKDTIWSCLTCAACMTACPVFIEHAPKIIKMRRKLVEMDADFPEELLNLFENLEQRSNPWGIAPSDRTKWCSLLDLKEYSDDTEYLFYVGCAGSFDSRSKQISLALTQIMDAAGISYGILGKDELCCGDSARRLGNEYLFEQMANQNVELFKSKGVRKIITQCPHCFTTLKNDYKQFGIELEVIHHSELISKLIKDGRLRLNQTDEKIVFHDSCYLGRHNDVYDAPRDVITGTGATVLEMERNHDKSFCCGAGGGRMWMEEDLGTRINVDRVNQALETSPDSICVSCPYCMTMFEDGLKDVGKEDIRVHDIAELTAMRLTK is encoded by the coding sequence ATGATCATTAATCATACATTATTTTATATAGTCTTTGCGGCTGCGATGCTCTTTTTCGCATACAGCTGCTACGTTAAATTCGGTCTGGTAGCCCTCGGGAAACCCGACAACAGAGGCGGAAGCTTAAAAAACATGTTCAGGGATGCGATAGGACAGACAAGGGTGATCAGAGGTCCATTCGGCATAAACCACGCCATGCTCTTCTGGTCATTCCTGATCCTTGTCATACTGAACGCAGAGTTCCTTATAAACGGACTCATCCCTGCTTTATCTTTCGGCCTGCTCCCGTCATGGCTTTATGCCCTGCTTATGAATATTTTTGACATGGTGTCCGTCCTTGTTCTGATAACAGTCGCTTTCGCCATGGCGAGAAAGCTGTTCTTCCCGCCATACCCTGAAGCTCGCTCATTTGAAGCTTTTGCAATCCTGGGTATGATCGGAACACTCATGATAGCCTTCTTCTTCATGCATGGGGCAGAGATTGCTATGGGGCACGCAAAATCAGCGAGCATTGTTTCAGGCATTATCGCAAATGGACTCGCCGGTGCATCACCTGAATATATGGAATCCTTCTATGCTTATTCATGGTGGGTACACGCTGTTGTGCTGCTGGTGTTCATGAACTATCTCCCATACAGCAAGCATATGCACGTTATCACGGCTCTGCCTAATGTTTACTTCAGAGCCAAAAGCAAACCTATAATCCCTAAAAGAGAAAAATTCGAAGACGGCAACACATACGGTGCAGGCAAAGCGGACGAATTCTCATGGAAAGATCTGCTGGACAGCTTCACATGCACAGAATGCGGACGCTGTCAGGACAACTGTCCTGCGAACCTCACCGACAAACCTCTTAACCCGAGGACACTGATACACACCATCAAGGACAACCTTAATGCCAACGGCAAAGGGCTGAAAACCGGCGATATAAAAGAACCTCTCATCGGCAATAGTGACTACTCTGTGGCAAAAGATACTATATGGTCATGCCTGACCTGCGCAGCATGTATGACTGCCTGCCCCGTTTTCATAGAACATGCGCCTAAGATAATCAAAATGCGCCGGAAACTGGTTGAAATGGATGCTGATTTCCCCGAAGAACTGCTGAACCTGTTTGAAAATCTCGAACAGCGAAGCAATCCATGGGGTATTGCTCCTTCCGACAGAACAAAATGGTGCAGTCTGCTCGACCTTAAAGAGTACAGTGACGACACTGAATATCTCTTTTACGTTGGATGTGCAGGCTCTTTCGACTCCAGAAGCAAACAGATTTCTCTGGCTCTCACGCAGATAATGGATGCAGCGGGGATATCATACGGTATCCTTGGGAAGGACGAGCTATGCTGCGGAGACAGCGCCCGAAGACTTGGTAACGAATACCTTTTTGAGCAGATGGCAAACCAGAATGTTGAGCTCTTTAAATCAAAAGGCGTCAGAAAGATCATCACCCAGTGCCCGCACTGCTTTACCACACTGAAAAATGACTATAAACAATTCGGAATAGAACTCGAAGTGATACACCACAGTGAGCTTATCAGCAAGCTAATCAAAGACGGCAGACTGAGGCTGAACCAGACTGACGAGAAGATAGTCTTCCACGATTCATGCTACCTCGGCAGGCATAATGATGTTTACGATGCCCCCCGTGATGTTATCACAGGCACAGGGGCAACAGTCCTTGAGATGGAACGTAACCATGACAAATCTTTCTGCTGCGGTGCCGGCGGAGGACGTATGTGGATGGAGGAAGACCTTGGAACACGTATTAATGTAGACAGAGTTAATCAGGCTCTGGAGACATCTCCTGATTCAATATGCGTTTCATGCCCCTACTGCATGACAATGTTCGAAGACGGACTTAAAGATGTCGGTAAAGAAGATATAAGAGTCCACGACATAGCAGAACTGACAGCTATGCGACTTACGAAATAG
- a CDS encoding response regulator transcription factor, producing MVFIITTDMFVQERFTKVFGDGVVRCFKSYADMISECVPNNEDVVAADMLKTEPFDLTKLKCSVLALVGTPKYEEAVQLMRFGVRGYGNRLMLPANFVMAVNALSSGQVWMPPEIINRLINAIPENVNSNGAGDMSMLSEREMEVARYVAQGQSNIEIADNMDITVRTVKAHLTSIFNKTGLRDRVALALRLK from the coding sequence ATGGTTTTTATCATCACAACGGATATGTTTGTACAGGAAAGGTTTACAAAGGTTTTTGGTGATGGCGTTGTGCGCTGTTTCAAAAGCTATGCAGACATGATTTCTGAATGTGTGCCGAACAATGAAGATGTCGTTGCTGCGGATATGCTTAAAACTGAACCCTTTGACCTTACTAAACTGAAATGCTCTGTGCTGGCTCTGGTTGGAACTCCTAAATACGAAGAGGCTGTGCAGCTTATGCGGTTCGGTGTAAGGGGGTACGGCAACAGGCTGATGCTGCCTGCCAATTTCGTTATGGCAGTGAATGCACTCAGCTCTGGTCAGGTATGGATGCCTCCGGAGATCATTAACAGACTCATTAATGCTATACCTGAAAATGTAAACAGTAACGGGGCTGGGGATATGTCCATGCTGTCTGAAAGAGAAATGGAAGTCGCACGTTATGTTGCGCAGGGGCAGTCAAATATTGAGATTGCTGATAATATGGACATAACCGTACGTACAGTAAAAGCGCATCTTACATCAATATTCAATAAAACCGGACTCCGTGACAGGGTCGCTCTGGCTCTCCGCCTGAAATAA
- a CDS encoding electron transfer flavoprotein subunit beta/FixA family protein: MLAIACIKQVPDTTQVQIDPVTNTLIRDGIPFIINPYDTHALEESLRLKDQYGATVVVLTMGPPNAEAALRKALALGVDRAILLSDRVFGGADTLATSNVLTAAIRKLAEEDEVGFVLCGKQTIDGDTAQVGPGIATRMEMEQLTLVDRVENVDFNAKKTTVRRKLEGRYERVESKLPAMITVVREINRPRYPTVPMRLASRNAKVEVWDNNVLKLDVSTIGLKGSPTWVSKIFSPERDKGEIIGDGLTKPQETAQLLIDKLLEKDLLSI; the protein is encoded by the coding sequence ATGCTAGCTATCGCTTGTATCAAACAAGTACCGGATACCACTCAGGTTCAGATAGATCCTGTAACAAACACTCTTATCAGAGACGGTATCCCCTTTATCATCAATCCGTATGATACTCACGCTCTGGAGGAAAGCCTCCGGCTGAAAGATCAATACGGCGCAACCGTTGTCGTGCTCACTATGGGACCTCCTAATGCAGAGGCTGCCCTCCGTAAAGCTCTGGCACTCGGCGTAGACAGAGCAATACTCCTCTCCGACAGAGTCTTCGGCGGTGCTGATACTCTTGCCACTAGTAATGTCCTCACAGCAGCGATCAGAAAGCTTGCTGAAGAGGACGAGGTAGGTTTTGTTCTATGCGGTAAGCAGACTATTGACGGCGACACAGCTCAGGTCGGCCCAGGTATAGCCACACGCATGGAGATGGAACAGCTTACTCTGGTGGACAGGGTGGAAAATGTGGACTTTAACGCAAAAAAAACAACTGTACGCAGAAAGCTTGAGGGGCGTTACGAAAGAGTTGAGAGCAAACTCCCCGCTATGATAACTGTCGTACGTGAGATAAACAGACCCAGATACCCAACAGTGCCCATGAGGCTGGCATCAAGAAATGCAAAGGTTGAAGTATGGGACAACAACGTCCTTAAACTTGACGTTAGCACTATCGGTCTTAAAGGCTCGCCTACGTGGGTCAGCAAAATCTTCTCACCGGAAAGAGATAAGGGCGAAATAATCGGCGACGGTCTTACTAAACCGCAGGAAACAGCTCAGCTTCTCATAGACAAGCTTCTTGAGAAAGACCTTCTGAGTATATAA
- a CDS encoding bifunctional diguanylate cyclase/phosphodiesterase gives MTLFRQIQIFVTLLLVVMLIVVLKINFDSTREFVRTQLYSDAKNTANSLSLSLSTVAGDEAAMVTMMRAMFDGGYYEEIKLINAEGKVIGDISQKPVIEGVPGFFIRMVDFENIPAEAQISSGWTIFGTLSVKGHPGLSYIRLWDSFKYLGMWFVIIGLSALAATHMALRLIFRPLGAVREQAAAIENNEFIINKNIPSTPEMKQVVITMNSMVSKAQAIYNREIETLKNYQELLYKDQSTGLFNRKYFVSQLSAYLQAENENSSGEVVILSFEGMEDAAAEAGHSVISKLFSFCVDEMQSISGKVPNSVPACLNNREFALILPGCDTAEALVMAKTATDNINNYIKSIEEIKDILGVFCGAASYRYDEDMGKVLSKVDYAVTLAKSKESGAVERYVDDGSHIVLGKMEWKHMIETALGEDRFILTSQPVVSDGGELHQEIYVNMVDSDGKVQRAGFFMPMVISLNLANSLDRYVLEKTVDYLTGNKEHTLAINITDMFLNDRGAFSWFRKLLVSAKHLRERLTFEISDSAIKHHLDICLDFSGLIKGLGFTFGVDRFAMSQESLENLQQLKPDYLKVDYDYLINSEDGDVAAALKSLQTITDSLGIKLIATKIDSEELRQKLEDNNIKYFQGRGVAGINPLGKNNE, from the coding sequence ATGACATTGTTCAGGCAAATTCAGATTTTTGTGACACTGCTTTTAGTTGTCATGCTCATTGTGGTTCTGAAAATTAATTTTGACAGTACGAGAGAATTTGTAAGGACACAGCTTTATTCTGATGCGAAAAATACGGCTAACTCCCTCTCTCTGTCCCTCAGCACCGTAGCCGGTGACGAAGCGGCAATGGTTACGATGATGCGGGCAATGTTCGACGGCGGGTATTATGAGGAGATAAAGCTCATAAATGCCGAAGGAAAAGTCATTGGGGATATTTCACAGAAACCTGTGATCGAAGGAGTTCCTGGTTTTTTTATACGTATGGTTGACTTTGAGAATATACCTGCCGAGGCTCAAATATCCAGCGGTTGGACAATATTTGGCACTCTGAGCGTCAAAGGTCATCCGGGACTTTCATACATTCGTCTATGGGATTCATTTAAATACCTCGGCATGTGGTTTGTCATAATAGGTTTGTCTGCTCTAGCTGCGACTCATATGGCACTCAGGCTGATTTTTCGTCCTCTTGGGGCGGTTCGGGAGCAGGCTGCCGCAATCGAGAATAACGAATTTATCATAAACAAAAATATACCCTCCACGCCGGAGATGAAACAGGTTGTCATAACCATGAACTCTATGGTCTCAAAGGCGCAGGCAATATATAACAGAGAAATTGAAACTCTCAAGAACTATCAGGAGCTTTTGTATAAAGATCAGTCGACTGGGCTTTTCAACAGGAAATACTTTGTAAGCCAGCTCAGTGCGTATCTTCAGGCTGAGAACGAAAATTCTTCAGGAGAGGTGGTTATACTCTCTTTTGAAGGGATGGAGGATGCTGCGGCTGAAGCCGGTCATAGTGTTATATCAAAGCTTTTCTCTTTTTGTGTGGATGAGATGCAGAGTATATCAGGAAAAGTCCCAAACTCTGTTCCTGCCTGTTTGAACAATAGAGAATTTGCACTTATTCTGCCTGGCTGTGATACAGCGGAGGCACTTGTTATGGCAAAAACAGCAACAGATAATATCAACAACTATATCAAATCAATAGAGGAAATTAAAGACATCCTCGGTGTATTCTGCGGTGCTGCCTCGTACCGGTATGATGAGGATATGGGGAAGGTGCTTTCTAAGGTAGACTATGCTGTTACTCTGGCCAAAAGTAAAGAGTCAGGAGCTGTGGAAAGATATGTTGATGACGGTTCTCATATTGTGCTTGGAAAGATGGAGTGGAAGCATATGATCGAAACCGCTCTTGGGGAAGACAGGTTTATACTGACTTCTCAGCCTGTAGTTTCCGACGGAGGAGAACTCCATCAGGAGATATACGTAAACATGGTGGACAGCGACGGCAAAGTCCAGCGGGCAGGCTTTTTTATGCCGATGGTTATCAGCCTGAATCTTGCAAACAGTCTGGATAGGTATGTTCTTGAAAAAACTGTGGATTATCTGACAGGTAACAAAGAACACACTCTTGCTATAAATATCACAGATATGTTCCTGAATGACAGAGGGGCGTTTTCATGGTTCAGAAAGCTGCTTGTTTCAGCTAAACATCTCAGGGAGAGGTTAACTTTTGAGATCTCTGACAGCGCCATAAAGCATCACCTTGATATATGTCTGGACTTTTCAGGGCTTATAAAAGGGCTGGGGTTTACATTCGGTGTCGACAGGTTTGCCATGTCTCAGGAATCACTGGAGAATCTTCAGCAGTTAAAACCTGACTATCTGAAAGTAGACTATGATTATCTGATAAACTCCGAAGACGGTGACGTTGCTGCAGCGCTTAAGTCATTGCAAACCATAACGGACAGTCTGGGCATCAAGCTTATAGCGACGAAAATAGATAGTGAAGAACTTCGGCAGAAACTCGAGGATAATAATATAAAATATTTTCAAGGGCGCGGCGTTGCCGGCATAAACCCTTTGGGTAAAAATAATGAGTAA
- a CDS encoding type I secretion system permease/ATPase — MSNKSVQTDPLMLCLVLLTKLNNRPATAESLSHGLPMDPSAVRQQLFSTEGGKANFSRAAARAGFNTSLVKRKLKHIPSVVLPAILLLKDDSACVVTAIDKESGTAEIIVPQMDDVAQSITLDKLNEEYLGYAFFLKKIYLDNRPEYQEKELTSDKNWFFGTLWRFKGIYANVILASLIVNIFVIVGPLFTMNVYDRIIPHNAVDTLWVLAVGMFIIYSFDLLLKFIRTYFLEVIAKKSDVILSSKIFEQAMNIRMREKPRSVGSFANNIKDFDSIRSFYSSSALVAFIDFPFVIIFLLVISYVAGILVFVPIAIIILILGYSLIVRKPLQRSIESTYESSARKNGLLIESLSNLENIKAFNASSNVQWSWEERTGDIAGKSLRSRMLSSSLSTVSVFFTQLATVAIVVVGVYLIREGELTMGGLIATVILSSRTISPMSQVAALLSNYQQMKTSLNALNDLMEKDVERPEKKSFLSRPVFKGSIEFKNVSFSYPDETNSALDGISLRFNPKERVGVIGQVGSGKSTLSKLILGLYEPTEGAVFVDGIDIQQMDPADLRHNISYVPQDITLFSGSVRENIVFKAPQSDDEEIIEAVKIGNVNSFTDRHPMGLDLWVGERGANISGGQRQAVGVARAMLTDSPIVLLDEPTNSMDFTSEAKVIENLKKATEGKTTIVITHKPSILAIVDRLIVMDSGKVVMDGPKNEVLQKLGKGK; from the coding sequence ATGAGTAATAAAAGCGTTCAGACAGACCCGCTGATGCTGTGTCTGGTTCTGCTTACAAAGCTGAACAACAGACCGGCAACCGCAGAATCCTTGTCACATGGGCTGCCTATGGATCCATCTGCTGTGCGTCAGCAGCTTTTCAGTACGGAAGGCGGGAAAGCGAATTTTTCACGTGCTGCAGCCAGAGCCGGTTTTAATACGAGTCTGGTTAAGCGCAAGCTGAAACATATACCTTCTGTGGTACTGCCTGCGATACTCCTTCTGAAAGATGATAGTGCCTGTGTTGTTACTGCAATAGATAAAGAATCCGGTACTGCTGAGATAATAGTTCCGCAGATGGATGATGTTGCTCAGTCTATCACTTTGGACAAGCTTAACGAAGAATATCTTGGATATGCTTTTTTTCTGAAAAAGATATATCTGGATAACAGACCCGAATATCAGGAGAAAGAGTTAACCTCTGATAAAAACTGGTTTTTCGGGACATTGTGGCGTTTTAAAGGCATTTATGCAAATGTGATTCTCGCTTCTCTGATAGTCAACATCTTTGTTATCGTCGGTCCGCTTTTTACTATGAATGTTTATGACAGGATCATTCCGCACAATGCTGTGGACACCCTGTGGGTACTAGCTGTCGGGATGTTTATTATATATTCCTTCGACCTGCTGCTTAAATTTATCAGAACGTACTTTCTTGAAGTGATAGCAAAGAAGAGTGACGTTATCCTGTCTTCGAAAATATTTGAGCAGGCTATGAACATCAGGATGAGAGAAAAGCCCCGTTCTGTGGGTTCATTTGCAAACAACATCAAAGATTTTGACAGTATCAGATCGTTTTATTCCTCCAGTGCTCTTGTGGCTTTTATTGATTTCCCTTTTGTCATAATATTTTTACTGGTCATATCATACGTTGCGGGCATACTTGTATTTGTCCCTATCGCCATAATCATACTTATCCTCGGCTACAGCCTTATTGTCCGTAAGCCGCTTCAGAGAAGCATTGAAAGCACATACGAATCTTCCGCCAGAAAGAATGGACTGCTCATTGAGTCCCTTTCTAATCTGGAAAACATAAAGGCATTCAATGCCAGCAGCAATGTACAGTGGTCGTGGGAAGAGCGCACCGGAGATATCGCAGGCAAAAGCCTTCGCTCCAGAATGCTGTCCAGTTCGCTTTCCACTGTATCAGTCTTTTTTACTCAGCTAGCCACAGTTGCGATAGTTGTTGTTGGAGTTTACCTTATCCGTGAAGGCGAGCTGACAATGGGTGGTCTGATAGCTACTGTTATTCTTTCATCCAGAACAATATCCCCCATGTCGCAGGTTGCGGCACTTCTTTCCAACTATCAGCAGATGAAGACATCGCTTAATGCGCTTAACGACCTTATGGAAAAAGATGTTGAGAGACCTGAAAAGAAAAGCTTTCTGTCCAGACCTGTTTTTAAGGGCTCCATCGAATTTAAAAATGTTAGTTTCAGCTACCCTGATGAAACTAACAGTGCTTTGGATGGTATCAGCCTCAGATTTAATCCTAAAGAGAGGGTCGGGGTTATAGGTCAGGTAGGGTCGGGGAAGTCTACACTGAGCAAGCTTATTTTGGGGCTTTATGAGCCGACAGAAGGCGCTGTCTTTGTAGACGGCATAGACATACAACAGATGGATCCTGCGGATCTCAGGCATAACATAAGTTATGTGCCACAGGATATTACGCTGTTTTCCGGCAGTGTGCGTGAGAATATCGTTTTCAAAGCACCTCAGTCGGATGACGAAGAGATTATCGAAGCAGTCAAGATAGGCAACGTAAACTCATTTACAGACAGACACCCCATGGGGCTGGATCTCTGGGTTGGTGAACGGGGTGCAAATATTTCAGGCGGTCAGCGGCAGGCTGTGGGGGTAGCAAGAGCAATGCTTACAGACAGTCCGATCGTTCTGCTGGATGAACCTACAAATTCTATGGATTTTACTTCCGAAGCGAAGGTTATAGAAAACCTTAAAAAAGCTACGGAGGGGAAAACAACTATAGTTATCACACATAAACCGTCTATCCTTGCCATAGTGGACAGACTTATTGTTATGGACAGTGGAAAGGTTGTTATGGACGGACCTAAAAACGAGGTATTGCAGAAATTGGGTAAAGGCAAATGA
- a CDS encoding FAD-binding protein: MAKVKKPRGVARLKPDTCIACGARCESACPVDAVTMDDNESPIINEEKCIGCVKCVKVCPADAIFMYFTEEEQKILAELEKAGAEPEVEELSDEDKAIAEMLRQYNGVWVFVEQTEGEVAEVSWELLGEGRKLADKLKTELCAVVIGEGVEGLCKESFIYGADKVYTIDEPVFKYYRTQAYHEAMCGLVEKYKPEIILMGATGMGRDLAGAVATEVATGLTADCTGLDIDDKGNLMQTRPAFGGNIMATIMCDKHRPQMSTVRPHVMDMPERQEGKSGELIRETSSVKEEDIFSKVLEIIKDKGHSNEEDIAGAEIIVSGGRGMMNSDNFKILQELADAIGGTVGASRSAVDAGWKPHSRQVGQTGKTVRPKLYIACGISGAIQHLVGMQDSDVVIAINRDKEAPIFEVATYGIVGDLFEIVPALTKILVQMKSEKARTA; this comes from the coding sequence ATGGCAAAAGTTAAAAAACCAAGAGGCGTTGCAAGGCTCAAGCCCGATACCTGCATAGCCTGCGGAGCAAGGTGTGAAAGTGCCTGCCCTGTAGATGCCGTCACAATGGACGATAATGAATCACCCATTATAAATGAAGAAAAATGTATCGGCTGTGTGAAATGTGTAAAAGTATGTCCGGCGGATGCAATTTTCATGTACTTCACCGAAGAGGAACAGAAGATACTGGCCGAGCTTGAAAAAGCAGGTGCAGAACCGGAAGTTGAAGAACTCTCCGATGAGGACAAAGCTATTGCTGAGATGCTCAGACAGTACAACGGTGTGTGGGTCTTTGTGGAGCAGACAGAAGGCGAAGTTGCAGAAGTTTCATGGGAGCTTCTGGGCGAGGGGCGCAAACTCGCAGACAAGCTCAAAACCGAGCTGTGCGCTGTCGTAATAGGCGAAGGGGTCGAAGGTCTCTGCAAAGAGTCTTTTATATACGGAGCCGACAAAGTCTATACCATAGATGAACCTGTATTTAAATATTATCGCACACAGGCATATCACGAAGCGATGTGCGGACTGGTTGAAAAATATAAACCGGAGATAATTCTCATGGGCGCAACAGGCATGGGGCGCGACCTGGCAGGTGCAGTGGCAACAGAAGTTGCAACCGGACTCACAGCCGACTGCACAGGGCTGGACATCGACGACAAAGGTAATCTGATGCAGACCCGCCCTGCTTTCGGCGGGAACATCATGGCAACCATTATGTGCGACAAGCACAGACCTCAAATGTCTACTGTGCGCCCGCATGTTATGGACATGCCGGAAAGACAGGAAGGGAAATCCGGTGAGCTAATAAGAGAGACATCCAGCGTTAAAGAGGAGGATATATTCTCTAAAGTGCTGGAGATAATAAAAGATAAAGGACACTCAAACGAAGAGGACATTGCAGGTGCAGAGATCATTGTTTCCGGAGGGCGTGGAATGATGAACTCTGACAACTTCAAAATATTGCAGGAGCTCGCTGACGCAATAGGCGGAACAGTGGGCGCATCCAGAAGTGCTGTGGATGCCGGCTGGAAACCCCACTCACGTCAGGTAGGGCAGACAGGCAAAACCGTACGCCCGAAACTTTATATCGCCTGCGGGATCAGCGGAGCTATTCAGCACCTTGTGGGTATGCAGGACTCGGATGTTGTCATAGCCATTAACCGCGACAAAGAAGCACCCATCTTTGAGGTGGCAACATACGGCATCGTGGGTGACCTCTTCGAGATAGTTCCGGCTCTCACAAAGATTCTCGTACAGATGAAAAGTGAAAAAGCGAGGACAGCATAA
- a CDS encoding HlyD family type I secretion periplasmic adaptor subunit translates to MTSNTNGSKKKSRVSSKDIAYMKSLNAAVLQKSPVKMSLVLYIIAFLTCASIIWANIAEVDEMTRGMGRVIPSRQIQIIQNLEGGIIEKINVQEGEHVKKGQVLVTIDDTGFGSSYNESRSKEDELRAKLSRLRAESEGSKFNPDPDVHKNFPELIDEERKLYKTNLERRDSEIATLKERTRQREIELQDARAKLKNLKASRELILREMRLTKPMFDRGLVSEVEYLQLQQKELENKTDIESLEKSLGSIQSQIIEAKSMIDETYAKYKSVAQEELNETLAELKRVSTTQVAMKDRVNRAQVRSPVDGTVNQLLVNTVGGVVKPGMDILEIVPDDDALLVEAKIKPSDIAFIYPGLRAVVKLTAYDFAIYGGLDGEVVHISADTIIDEKQEHYYLVRIKTDKSYLGDDEDKKDIMVGMTVMADIVTGKKTVMQYLMKPILRAKYNALRER, encoded by the coding sequence ATGACATCAAATACAAACGGCTCAAAAAAGAAAAGCAGGGTTTCCTCCAAAGATATCGCTTATATGAAAAGCCTGAATGCCGCTGTGCTCCAGAAGAGTCCGGTTAAGATGTCGCTGGTATTATACATAATAGCTTTTCTGACATGCGCATCTATTATCTGGGCGAATATTGCAGAAGTGGACGAAATGACAAGGGGTATGGGGCGTGTTATCCCTTCACGTCAAATACAGATTATACAGAATCTTGAAGGCGGTATCATAGAGAAGATAAATGTTCAGGAAGGGGAACATGTTAAGAAAGGGCAGGTTCTCGTGACTATAGATGATACCGGGTTTGGCAGTTCATATAATGAGAGCAGATCGAAAGAGGACGAGCTGCGTGCCAAGCTGTCCAGACTGCGTGCAGAATCAGAAGGTTCAAAGTTTAATCCTGACCCCGATGTGCATAAAAACTTTCCGGAACTTATAGATGAAGAGAGAAAGCTGTATAAAACTAATCTTGAGAGACGTGACAGTGAGATTGCAACGCTGAAAGAACGTACGCGCCAGCGGGAAATAGAACTTCAGGATGCCAGGGCAAAGCTCAAAAATCTGAAGGCAAGCCGTGAACTGATATTGAGAGAGATGAGACTGACGAAACCTATGTTTGACAGAGGGCTTGTGTCCGAAGTTGAATATCTGCAATTACAGCAGAAAGAGCTTGAAAACAAAACTGATATAGAATCTCTGGAAAAATCTCTGGGGTCTATACAGTCTCAGATAATTGAAGCAAAAAGTATGATAGACGAAACTTATGCCAAATACAAAAGTGTTGCTCAGGAAGAGCTCAATGAAACTCTTGCGGAGCTTAAAAGGGTTAGCACTACTCAGGTAGCCATGAAAGACAGGGTTAACAGGGCACAGGTCAGAAGTCCCGTTGACGGCACAGTAAACCAGCTTCTGGTGAACACCGTAGGGGGTGTTGTTAAACCGGGGATGGACATACTGGAGATCGTTCCTGACGACGATGCGCTACTGGTGGAGGCTAAGATAAAGCCTTCAGATATTGCCTTTATTTATCCCGGACTAAGAGCAGTGGTGAAACTTACCGCTTATGATTTTGCTATATACGGCGGGCTTGACGGCGAAGTCGTGCACATTAGTGCCGACACCATTATTGACGAGAAGCAGGAGCATTATTACCTTGTAAGGATAAAAACAGACAAGAGCTATCTGGGTGATGATGAGGATAAAAAGGACATCATGGTTGGTATGACCGTCATGGCGGATATTGTTACAGGTAAGAAAACTGTTATGCAATACCTCATGAAGCCTATCCTGCGGGCAAAATATAATGCTTTAAGGGAGAGATAA